A genome region from Leifsonia sp. Root112D2 includes the following:
- a CDS encoding TetR/AcrR family transcriptional regulator, whose protein sequence is MRAADARPGRKRVSSRAMLEEAACELFLEQTYAGTTVEQIAQRAGVSRNTFFNYFDAKSDVLWAGVDDSTERLSEQLAAELPHTPPMRAVRNAFLRTAAALSPGAIPLAITQWHAMGVAAELQSSGLPRFLRMASVVERFLNERTGLDAVGRFPAQPAAFAVVAAAVAASGVWARAGVARRELQSYVAEAIDPICDGFEA, encoded by the coding sequence GTGAGAGCAGCGGATGCCCGTCCTGGCCGCAAGCGCGTCTCCTCGCGCGCGATGCTCGAAGAGGCGGCCTGCGAACTGTTTCTCGAGCAGACGTACGCCGGTACGACCGTCGAGCAGATTGCGCAGCGCGCCGGTGTGAGTCGAAACACCTTCTTCAACTATTTCGATGCGAAGAGCGATGTGCTCTGGGCCGGTGTCGACGACAGCACGGAGCGGCTCAGTGAACAACTGGCCGCCGAATTGCCGCACACGCCGCCGATGCGGGCGGTTCGCAATGCATTCCTGCGCACCGCTGCAGCGCTGAGCCCCGGCGCCATCCCTCTCGCCATCACCCAGTGGCATGCGATGGGAGTCGCCGCGGAACTGCAATCGTCGGGGCTTCCGCGGTTCCTGCGCATGGCATCCGTTGTCGAACGCTTTCTGAACGAACGCACCGGTCTGGATGCCGTCGGCCGTTTTCCGGCGCAGCCCGCCGCGTTCGCGGTGGTGGCCGCGGCCGTCGCCGCGAGCGGAGTATGGGCGCGCGCAGGCGTAGCAAGGCGCGAGCTGCAGAGCTACGTCGCCGAGGCGATAGACCCGATCTGTGACGGGTTCGAGGCGTAA
- a CDS encoding ABC transporter permease has protein sequence MKRFRPSATEVICILIIAWLLLCAVVPGLVASGDPLAIHPREAFEAPSFAHWFGTDESGRDLYTRVVHGAGPSLVIGVSATAIGMVLATVLGAAAGLGPRWLDFGSTRVVEVMFAFPGLLLALLFIVVYGPGIVTSTIAVGLATAPGYARIIRSQMLSVRGAPFVEAALVLGRTPWWRLSRAILPNVGGTLFVLVTLGVGQSIVWASSLSYLGLGAQPPTAEWGAMLSAGRTYIDTAWWMTFFPGLVIVLSAATATVLGRSLQSRTRNS, from the coding sequence GTGAAGCGGTTCCGTCCGTCCGCCACCGAGGTGATCTGTATTCTCATCATCGCGTGGCTGCTGCTGTGTGCGGTGGTGCCCGGCCTCGTCGCATCCGGGGACCCGCTGGCTATTCACCCACGCGAGGCCTTTGAGGCGCCGTCGTTCGCACACTGGTTCGGCACAGACGAATCCGGCCGCGACCTGTATACGCGTGTCGTGCACGGTGCGGGGCCATCGCTCGTGATCGGTGTTTCGGCGACGGCCATCGGCATGGTGCTGGCGACCGTGCTCGGCGCGGCCGCGGGGCTCGGTCCGCGATGGCTCGACTTTGGCTCGACCCGCGTCGTTGAGGTGATGTTCGCCTTTCCCGGGCTGCTGCTCGCGCTCCTGTTCATCGTGGTCTACGGGCCCGGCATCGTGACCTCGACCATCGCGGTCGGATTGGCGACGGCGCCCGGCTACGCGCGCATCATCCGCAGCCAGATGCTTTCGGTGCGTGGCGCGCCATTCGTCGAGGCGGCCCTCGTGCTCGGCCGCACGCCGTGGTGGCGGCTCTCCCGTGCGATCCTGCCCAATGTGGGCGGCACGCTCTTCGTGCTCGTGACGCTCGGGGTGGGGCAGTCCATTGTTTGGGCCTCGTCGCTGAGCTATCTCGGGCTCGGTGCACAGCCGCCGACCGCGGAGTGGGGCGCCATGCTCTCGGCGGGCCGCACCTACATCGACACTGCCTGGTGGATGACCTTCTTTCCCGGGCTGGTCATCGTGCTCAGCGCGGCAACGGCCACCGTGCTGGGCCGATCGCTGCAGAGCAGAACGAGAAACTCATGA
- a CDS encoding nuclear transport factor 2 family protein, with the protein MNTSVALNALARDVERVESVRAVKNVQRSYAQLSQFGQWKAMAALFSVNGIVRWGEQTITGHSAIAAWLASTAGAMDGLLPGSLHTEVIDEPLVNLSVDGYTAKARWMGLRFLGDGAGSARIEGGLYENEYVLQDGRWRISLLHYYPQYEGEYAEGWTNVGGEDLPIIPAHFTADEAGVPIPPTIGAAPPTAASAAELAHRVDLLNDEDAVRNIQNAYGYYVDRRMWSDVVDLFTDSGTVHIAGAGDYSGPEGVRQAMERMGPEGLTHGHLNDRPIFDLMVQLHPGGQEATTRGIEIGMLADADKRQGSWEFTVFRNRFVKEGGLWKLQELNLTPILHADYFQGWAHGGTAGATPQTNTEIPSFLETVPADAAPPAHPQPIDLADLERRLSRSHAYDGTENVSSAYGLYIDDFQWTQMGAIFAVNGNKQSPFTGYYLGRDRIMGAVNASWGPAPKARGSVSFHWRTQPVIHVSHDGRSTNLRTRLFQPRTSKDPASSRPEFYMGGFHSGMYPNDQAVLEGGIWRLWSVTIDEHYFATYDWKGGWASVVDRPDGEPPAPTRLLSVYPPDIKISDLGRREEGFRGGTGTMIEWPGILPMWFHYRNLVSGRVPERYWPDCVPSEAAPDSRMTAHCYQMPPNGPEIDGIEQPVDE; encoded by the coding sequence ATGAACACATCAGTCGCACTGAACGCGCTGGCACGGGATGTCGAGCGCGTTGAGTCGGTGCGCGCGGTCAAGAATGTACAGCGCAGCTACGCCCAGCTCAGTCAGTTCGGGCAGTGGAAGGCGATGGCCGCGCTGTTCTCCGTCAACGGGATCGTGCGCTGGGGCGAGCAGACCATTACCGGGCACAGTGCAATCGCTGCATGGTTGGCGAGCACTGCCGGCGCAATGGACGGTCTGCTGCCGGGTTCATTGCACACGGAAGTCATCGACGAACCGCTGGTGAACCTTTCGGTCGACGGCTACACGGCCAAGGCCCGCTGGATGGGCCTGCGCTTTCTGGGCGACGGCGCCGGCTCCGCGCGAATCGAGGGAGGCCTTTACGAGAACGAGTATGTTCTCCAGGATGGCCGTTGGCGCATCTCGCTGCTGCATTACTACCCCCAGTACGAAGGCGAATACGCCGAAGGCTGGACCAACGTCGGCGGCGAAGACCTGCCGATCATTCCCGCGCACTTCACCGCCGACGAGGCCGGTGTGCCTATACCGCCGACGATAGGTGCCGCCCCACCCACAGCGGCCAGCGCCGCCGAGCTGGCGCACAGAGTCGACCTGCTCAATGACGAGGATGCCGTGCGCAACATTCAAAATGCGTACGGCTACTACGTCGACCGCAGAATGTGGAGCGACGTAGTCGATCTCTTCACCGATTCAGGCACCGTCCACATCGCCGGCGCCGGCGACTACTCGGGGCCGGAAGGCGTGCGCCAGGCCATGGAGAGGATGGGGCCGGAGGGTCTCACCCACGGCCACCTCAATGACCGCCCGATATTCGACCTGATGGTTCAGCTGCATCCTGGTGGTCAGGAGGCCACCACCCGCGGCATCGAGATCGGCATGCTCGCCGATGCCGACAAGCGCCAGGGCTCGTGGGAGTTCACGGTGTTCCGTAACCGCTTCGTCAAAGAAGGCGGGCTCTGGAAGCTCCAGGAACTCAACCTCACCCCGATCCTGCATGCCGATTACTTTCAGGGGTGGGCACACGGCGGCACAGCCGGGGCCACACCCCAAACCAACACCGAGATTCCCTCGTTTCTCGAGACGGTGCCTGCCGACGCAGCGCCGCCGGCGCATCCGCAGCCGATCGATCTGGCCGACCTCGAGCGACGGCTCTCTCGTTCGCACGCCTACGACGGAACCGAGAATGTCTCCTCGGCCTACGGCCTGTATATTGACGACTTCCAGTGGACGCAGATGGGCGCGATCTTCGCCGTGAACGGCAACAAGCAATCACCGTTCACGGGGTACTACCTCGGCCGCGACCGCATCATGGGCGCGGTCAATGCGAGCTGGGGGCCTGCGCCAAAGGCGCGCGGCAGCGTGTCCTTCCACTGGCGCACGCAACCGGTGATCCACGTCTCCCATGATGGCCGCTCCACGAATCTGCGCACGCGCCTGTTCCAGCCGCGCACCTCAAAGGACCCCGCCAGTTCGAGGCCCGAGTTCTACATGGGCGGCTTTCACTCCGGCATGTACCCCAACGACCAGGCTGTGCTTGAGGGCGGAATCTGGCGCCTGTGGAGCGTGACCATCGACGAACACTACTTTGCAACATACGACTGGAAGGGCGGCTGGGCATCCGTCGTCGATCGCCCAGATGGTGAGCCGCCGGCGCCGACCAGGCTGCTGAGTGTCTACCCGCCGGACATCAAGATCTCCGATCTGGGGCGGCGCGAGGAAGGATTCCGCGGCGGCACCGGCACGATGATCGAGTGGCCGGGCATTTTGCCCATGTGGTTCCACTACCGCAATCTCGTCAGCGGGCGCGTACCCGAGCGCTACTGGCCCGACTGCGTCCCCTCCGAGGCCGCACCCGACTCGCGGATGACCGCCCACTGCTACCAGATGCCGCCCAACGGACCCGAGATCGACGGCATCGAACAGCCCGTTGATGAGTAG
- a CDS encoding dipeptide ABC transporter ATP-binding protein, producing MTPDALLTVSKLSVRFSRDASPVVDNVSFSIRAGECLALVGESGSGKSVTARTLIGLTGRNALLRSDALTLGGESLVSQSARAWRRIRGARIGFVLQDALGSLDPLRTVGREIDDALRLHTALSAGQRRERVLQLLADAGVPDPELRAGQRAGELSGGLRQRALIASAVALDPPLLIADEPTTALDVTVQEQILGLLDGLRSRGTAVLLISHDLSVVQRVADRVAVMRAGRIVETGETAEVLGAPQHEYTKALLRAVPGRHPRGTRLTASSTRGVPSLAGSATEKHDTYEPALQLLSISKRFRTLQAVDDVTLTIAPGTTLGLVGESGSGKSTIARIALGLTAPDAGEVRLLGEPWSPLPESQRRARRGLIGAIYQDPLASFDPRWTVGALLADALSSGRSARPGKHGSSERDRIAELLHSVGLSPDLLRRRTSGLSGGQRQRVSIARAIAPHPRVLVCDEPVSSLDVSVQAQVLDLLDELQERLGVSYLFVSHDLGVIRHVSDTIAVMSQGRIVETGAAEAVFAEPQHPYTQRLLASALHRAF from the coding sequence ATGACACCGGATGCCCTGCTCACCGTCTCGAAGCTGTCGGTGCGTTTTTCTCGTGACGCTTCCCCCGTTGTCGACAACGTCTCGTTCTCGATTCGCGCCGGGGAGTGCCTGGCGCTGGTCGGCGAATCCGGCTCCGGGAAGAGCGTGACCGCGCGCACGCTCATAGGACTGACCGGCAGGAATGCGCTGCTGCGCTCGGACGCCCTCACGCTGGGCGGTGAGTCGCTCGTCTCGCAGTCGGCGCGCGCGTGGCGGCGCATCCGGGGTGCCCGCATCGGTTTCGTGCTGCAGGATGCGCTCGGCTCGCTCGACCCGCTGCGCACCGTCGGTCGCGAGATCGACGACGCCCTGCGCCTGCACACCGCGCTTTCCGCCGGTCAGCGCCGCGAGCGCGTATTGCAGCTGCTGGCGGACGCGGGCGTGCCCGATCCCGAGTTGCGTGCCGGGCAGCGGGCGGGCGAGCTCTCTGGCGGCTTGCGCCAGCGGGCGCTCATCGCGTCGGCCGTGGCGCTCGATCCTCCGCTGCTCATTGCCGACGAGCCGACGACCGCGCTGGACGTGACCGTGCAGGAGCAGATTCTGGGGTTGCTCGACGGGCTGCGCTCCCGCGGCACGGCCGTGCTGCTGATCAGTCACGACCTCTCGGTGGTTCAGCGGGTAGCGGATCGGGTGGCTGTCATGCGCGCCGGTCGCATCGTGGAGACGGGAGAGACCGCCGAGGTGCTGGGCGCGCCTCAGCACGAGTACACGAAGGCGCTGCTGCGCGCGGTGCCGGGTCGGCATCCACGCGGAACACGACTGACTGCGTCTTCGACTCGAGGGGTTCCCTCGCTCGCGGGCTCAGCGACCGAAAAGCACGACACGTACGAGCCAGCCCTTCAACTTCTCTCCATCTCCAAGCGATTCCGCACCCTCCAGGCCGTCGACGACGTCACTCTCACCATCGCACCGGGCACGACACTCGGCCTCGTCGGCGAATCCGGATCAGGCAAGAGCACGATCGCCCGCATCGCCCTCGGCCTCACCGCCCCCGACGCCGGCGAGGTGCGACTCCTCGGCGAACCGTGGAGCCCGCTGCCCGAATCGCAGCGCCGAGCCCGGCGCGGCCTGATCGGCGCGATCTACCAGGATCCACTGGCCTCCTTCGACCCTCGTTGGACGGTCGGTGCATTGCTCGCCGATGCGCTGAGCAGCGGTCGCAGCGCGCGGCCCGGTAAGCACGGCAGCAGCGAGCGCGACCGCATCGCCGAACTGTTGCACTCGGTCGGGCTCAGCCCCGACCTCCTGCGCCGTCGCACGAGCGGCCTGTCGGGCGGCCAGCGCCAGCGCGTCTCGATCGCGCGCGCGATAGCGCCGCACCCGCGGGTGCTCGTCTGCGACGAGCCCGTCTCCTCGCTCGACGTATCGGTGCAGGCGCAGGTCCTCGACCTGCTCGACGAGTTGCAAGAGCGCCTTGGAGTCAGCTACCTCTTCGTCTCCCACGACCTGGGCGTGATCAGGCATGTCAGCGACACGATCGCCGTGATGAGCCAGGGCCGCATCGTCGAGACCGGGGCCGCGGAGGCGGTGTTTGCCGAGCCGCAGCATCCGTACACGCAGCGACTGCTCGCATCCGCCCTGCACCGAGCGTTCTGA
- a CDS encoding amidohydrolase: MNAVLHDAETIADRLVETYKDLHSHPELSFAEHRTAGIVEARLGELGFEVTAGIGQTGVVGVARNGEGPTVLVRADMDALPVHEETGLDYASTARTTDPDGHDVAVMHACGHDVHVTCLLGAAELLLDHKAEWSGTLVVLFQPAEEYGGGALEMINDRLYERVPTPDIVLGQHVGPAPAGLVGAHPGSAFAGADSLRIRMFGRGGHGSRPETTIDPIVMAAATVMRLQTVVSRDIAGSDMAVVTVGQLHAGTKNNIIPEEATLGVTIRTATVPVRERVLGAMRRIVYAEAAASGAEREPEIVTEETFPVLVNDPDATERTVGAFRTAFGEQRVLDPGAVTGSEDVGELSTAAGAPLVYWILGGVDAQQYAAAVAADRVDSDIPSNHSPHFAPVIRPTLDTGIAALSVAALEWFSN, translated from the coding sequence ATGAATGCAGTGCTGCACGATGCGGAAACGATCGCCGATCGGCTCGTCGAGACCTACAAGGATCTTCACTCGCATCCGGAGCTGTCGTTCGCCGAACACCGCACCGCCGGGATCGTCGAGGCACGTCTTGGGGAACTGGGCTTCGAGGTGACCGCGGGTATCGGCCAGACCGGCGTCGTCGGTGTCGCACGAAACGGCGAGGGGCCCACCGTGCTTGTGCGTGCGGACATGGATGCGCTTCCCGTGCATGAGGAGACCGGCCTCGACTATGCGAGCACGGCTCGCACGACGGATCCGGATGGCCACGATGTTGCCGTGATGCACGCCTGCGGACATGACGTGCACGTCACCTGTCTGCTCGGCGCGGCCGAGTTGCTTCTCGATCACAAAGCGGAGTGGTCGGGCACTCTCGTCGTTCTCTTTCAGCCGGCCGAGGAGTATGGCGGGGGCGCGCTGGAGATGATCAACGACCGGCTGTACGAGCGCGTGCCCACCCCCGATATTGTGCTGGGCCAGCACGTTGGTCCCGCACCGGCGGGCCTGGTCGGCGCGCATCCCGGTTCAGCTTTCGCCGGGGCCGATTCCCTGCGCATACGCATGTTCGGTCGAGGAGGGCACGGGTCGCGACCCGAGACAACGATCGACCCGATTGTGATGGCAGCGGCGACCGTTATGCGGCTGCAGACCGTGGTCTCCCGCGACATCGCCGGCAGTGACATGGCTGTCGTGACCGTCGGCCAGTTGCATGCCGGAACGAAAAACAACATCATTCCCGAGGAGGCGACCCTGGGTGTCACCATCCGCACGGCTACCGTGCCGGTGCGCGAGCGGGTACTCGGAGCGATGCGCCGAATTGTGTACGCCGAGGCGGCGGCATCCGGGGCGGAGCGGGAGCCCGAGATCGTCACCGAGGAGACGTTCCCGGTGCTCGTCAACGATCCGGATGCCACGGAGCGCACCGTGGGCGCGTTCCGCACCGCGTTCGGCGAGCAGCGCGTCTTGGACCCGGGGGCGGTCACCGGCAGCGAAGACGTCGGAGAGCTCTCAACGGCTGCTGGCGCGCCACTCGTGTACTGGATCCTCGGTGGCGTGGACGCCCAGCAATATGCTGCTGCCGTCGCGGCCGACCGTGTTGACAGCGACATTCCCTCGAACCACTCTCCGCATTTCGCGCCGGTCATCCGGCCGACGCTCGACACCGGCATCGCTGCACTGTCCGTCGCCGCATTGGAATGGTTCTCGAACTGA
- a CDS encoding ABC transporter substrate-binding protein produces the protein MSARLLPRTTLLAVATLGVAALALTGCAPQSSTSAGSDKPVSGGTLTYASGDAEPTCLDPHVGGNYPQALVATQYLEELVSKNSKGEIIPWLATKWTEAKDGLSWDFTLKQGVKFTDGTPLDAAAVQANVNHVQDPATASSTGYLALGKVQSTEIVSADVIRFTLSAPDSALLESLTQPWLAIESPTALKRSQQVNCTSPVGTGPFIVTQWKKQDSITLVRNDDYTSPPADAKHSGKAYLSKIVWRFIPDSASRYAALKAGEVDVIDNAQPDTIVAATKAKTLTELNAPRPGASNRIELNSGQAPFNDVKVREAFIRAADVNDGITSLFFDTAKRSYSPLSSVEPLGVSEPELFNYDPKQANSLLDAAGWKTRDSAGYRIKDGKRLTVLFPVSTNQSIPAEQSLFEQIQQTTKKVGFEVKLEPMDLSSWYTALAKNEYNAVSAPYTKVGPDVLRILYDSSSITPAPSGYFANLAQVNIPSLDATLQKAAEVSNPTERAALYAKAQKTVLEGYYLLPLYDQQNHYLLRNSVVGMRALPSVSTPLFYDAWLRR, from the coding sequence ATGTCTGCACGCCTGCTCCCCCGTACCACCCTCCTTGCCGTCGCAACCCTCGGTGTCGCCGCCCTCGCACTGACGGGCTGCGCGCCGCAGTCGTCGACGAGCGCCGGCAGCGACAAACCCGTCAGCGGCGGAACTCTCACCTACGCCAGCGGGGACGCCGAGCCCACCTGCCTCGACCCGCACGTCGGCGGCAACTACCCGCAGGCGCTCGTGGCCACGCAATACCTCGAAGAGCTCGTCTCCAAGAACAGCAAGGGTGAGATCATCCCGTGGCTGGCAACGAAGTGGACCGAGGCGAAGGACGGCCTGAGCTGGGACTTCACGCTCAAGCAGGGGGTGAAGTTCACCGATGGCACCCCGCTCGATGCGGCGGCCGTGCAGGCGAACGTGAATCACGTGCAAGACCCCGCCACGGCATCCTCTACCGGATATCTGGCGCTCGGAAAGGTGCAGTCAACCGAGATCGTGAGTGCCGATGTCATTCGCTTCACCCTCAGCGCGCCCGACAGCGCTCTGCTGGAGTCGCTCACGCAGCCCTGGCTGGCCATTGAATCGCCGACCGCTCTGAAGCGCAGCCAGCAGGTGAACTGCACGAGCCCCGTGGGCACCGGCCCTTTCATCGTGACGCAGTGGAAGAAGCAGGACTCCATCACGCTGGTGCGCAACGACGACTACACCTCCCCGCCTGCTGACGCGAAGCACAGTGGCAAGGCGTACCTGTCGAAGATCGTGTGGCGCTTCATTCCCGATTCGGCCTCGCGCTACGCCGCGCTCAAGGCCGGTGAGGTTGACGTGATAGACAACGCGCAGCCCGACACGATTGTGGCCGCAACCAAGGCGAAGACGCTCACCGAGCTGAACGCGCCGCGACCCGGCGCATCCAATCGCATCGAGTTGAACTCGGGCCAGGCGCCGTTCAACGACGTGAAGGTACGCGAGGCATTCATTCGCGCTGCCGACGTCAATGACGGCATCACGAGCCTGTTCTTCGATACCGCCAAGCGCTCCTATTCGCCGCTCTCGAGCGTCGAACCGCTGGGCGTCTCCGAGCCCGAACTCTTCAACTACGACCCCAAACAGGCGAATTCGCTGCTGGATGCCGCCGGCTGGAAGACCAGGGACAGCGCCGGATACCGCATCAAGGACGGCAAGCGCCTCACGGTGCTCTTCCCCGTGAGCACTAACCAGTCGATCCCGGCCGAACAGTCGCTCTTCGAGCAGATTCAGCAGACCACCAAGAAGGTCGGCTTCGAAGTGAAACTCGAGCCCATGGACCTCTCCAGCTGGTACACCGCCCTCGCCAAAAACGAGTACAACGCGGTGAGCGCGCCATACACGAAGGTCGGGCCCGACGTGCTTCGCATCCTGTACGACTCCAGCAGCATCACGCCGGCTCCCAGCGGATACTTCGCCAATCTCGCCCAGGTCAACATTCCGTCGCTGGATGCCACGCTGCAGAAGGCCGCGGAGGTCTCGAATCCGACCGAGCGAGCCGCGCTCTACGCGAAGGCGCAGAAGACGGTGCTGGAGGGCTACTACCTGCTGCCGTTGTACGACCAGCAGAACCACTATCTGCTGCGCAACTCCGTTGTGGGCATGCGCGCGCTGCCGAGCGTGTCGACCCCGCTGTTCTACGACGCCTGGCTGCGTCGGTGA
- a CDS encoding ABC transporter ATP-binding protein — MTSVDQMPIPTISAQGGPLLSVRRLVQDFVSRGPGGIKSGVVHAVSDVSLDLMTGETLGIVGETGSGKTTLARSIIQLERPRTGEVIFQNENLVGMTKRQLKKARANIQMIYQDPFGSLNPRWRIEDVVAEPLLGHTRMNRAARRARVRELLDLVGLNPDIYLRRRPMELSGGQAQRVAIARAIALNPKIIIADEAVSSLDVLIQAQVINLFDKLRVELGLSYLFIAHNLATVKLVSDRVAVMNLGQLVEIGPSEDLYRAPLHPYTRVLLDSIPGLDPETGIAQRPVPVQGEPPSPLDPPSGCRFRTRCPRAESVCAEVAPQLIEHRPGHSAACHFPLDDPATISVESLRASIHRTSGPAETARTTPVAHSDVAPHLQ, encoded by the coding sequence GTGACGAGCGTTGATCAGATGCCGATACCCACCATTTCGGCACAGGGCGGACCTCTGCTATCGGTGCGTAGGCTCGTTCAGGATTTCGTCAGCCGCGGTCCGGGCGGCATCAAGTCCGGCGTCGTTCACGCGGTGTCGGATGTCTCGCTCGATCTCATGACGGGCGAGACCCTCGGGATCGTCGGCGAGACGGGATCAGGAAAGACCACGCTCGCTCGCTCGATCATCCAACTTGAGCGACCGCGCACCGGCGAGGTCATCTTCCAGAACGAGAATCTGGTGGGCATGACGAAGCGGCAGCTGAAAAAGGCTCGCGCAAACATCCAGATGATCTATCAGGACCCTTTTGGGTCGCTTAACCCCCGCTGGCGCATCGAGGATGTGGTGGCAGAGCCGTTGCTTGGCCACACTCGCATGAACCGTGCCGCGCGACGCGCAAGAGTGCGAGAGCTTCTCGACCTGGTGGGCTTGAATCCCGACATCTACCTGCGCCGCCGTCCCATGGAACTCTCCGGCGGTCAGGCTCAGAGAGTGGCGATCGCTCGCGCCATCGCCTTGAACCCCAAGATCATCATTGCCGACGAGGCGGTCTCGTCACTGGACGTGCTCATTCAGGCGCAAGTGATCAACCTGTTCGACAAACTCCGCGTCGAGCTCGGGCTGTCGTATCTATTCATCGCTCACAATCTTGCGACGGTGAAGCTCGTGAGCGACCGGGTCGCTGTCATGAATCTCGGCCAGTTGGTCGAAATCGGACCGTCAGAGGATCTTTACCGCGCGCCCCTGCACCCCTACACCCGAGTATTACTGGACTCGATCCCCGGGCTGGACCCAGAAACGGGTATCGCACAACGCCCGGTGCCTGTGCAGGGCGAACCGCCTTCTCCGCTGGACCCGCCCAGCGGCTGCCGTTTTCGCACGCGGTGTCCTCGCGCCGAGAGCGTGTGCGCCGAGGTTGCACCGCAACTCATCGAGCACCGTCCGGGGCACTCGGCCGCCTGTCACTTTCCGCTCGACGACCCGGCGACGATCTCGGTCGAATCCCTGCGCGCATCCATTCACCGCACATCCGGACCAGCCGAAACGGCACGCACGACCCCCGTCGCGCACAGCGATGTGGCACCCCACCTGCAGTAG
- a CDS encoding ABC transporter permease, with protein MRRLLPWLAIRLAGLVFVLWAAATVTFFAMRLIPGDPAQAILGGPGSQASPEALAHARAEYGLDLPLFVQYVRQLGRYAVGDFGSSYSLHDTVAHVIGEQLGGTLTLAVVSLAVAWVIALGLATWSVRGGRVAWAIGSGMEIVAAAVPHFWLATVLILLFSSTLGWLPAVNVPGPLGIVLPALTLAVPLAGFLGQVMRESLLDALHSPFVLTARARGESGGGVLWRHALRHAALPAISLSGWAFGSLISGAVVVETIFARPGIGRSLLSAVQSRDVPLVSGIVLVVALAYCLVTVASDLLDRVADPRLRGRAS; from the coding sequence ATACGGCGACTGCTCCCGTGGCTGGCGATTCGTCTCGCCGGACTCGTCTTCGTGCTCTGGGCCGCCGCGACGGTCACGTTCTTCGCGATGCGGCTCATTCCGGGTGACCCCGCGCAGGCCATTCTGGGCGGGCCCGGCTCGCAGGCCAGCCCGGAGGCGCTCGCTCACGCACGCGCCGAGTACGGTCTCGACCTGCCGCTGTTCGTGCAGTACGTGCGTCAGCTGGGGCGATACGCCGTCGGCGACTTCGGCAGCTCGTATTCACTGCACGACACCGTGGCCCACGTGATAGGTGAACAGCTCGGGGGCACGCTCACGCTTGCCGTGGTCTCGCTCGCCGTGGCCTGGGTCATCGCACTCGGCCTGGCCACCTGGTCGGTACGCGGCGGTCGCGTGGCGTGGGCGATCGGCTCGGGCATGGAGATCGTGGCGGCCGCCGTGCCGCATTTCTGGCTGGCGACGGTGCTCATTCTGCTCTTCAGTTCCACGCTCGGCTGGTTGCCCGCCGTCAATGTTCCCGGCCCACTCGGGATCGTGTTGCCCGCGCTCACCCTGGCCGTGCCGCTCGCCGGATTCCTCGGTCAGGTCATGCGCGAATCGCTGCTGGATGCGCTGCACTCCCCTTTCGTTCTCACGGCTCGGGCTCGCGGCGAATCGGGGGGTGGCGTGTTGTGGCGCCACGCGTTGCGTCACGCCGCACTGCCGGCGATCAGCCTCTCCGGCTGGGCATTCGGTTCGCTCATCAGCGGCGCGGTTGTCGTCGAGACGATCTTCGCCCGCCCCGGAATCGGCCGCTCGCTGTTGAGCGCCGTGCAGAGCCGAGACGTGCCGCTCGTGAGCGGCATCGTGCTGGTCGTGGCGCTGGCCTACTGCCTGGTCACCGTCGCATCCGATCTTCTGGATCGCGTCGCCGACCCGCGGCTGAGGGGCAGGGCATCGTGA
- a CDS encoding GNAT family N-acetyltransferase has product MLASAPLIREPRPDDVEDLAAVHVHGWRDTYGHLLPERFYGAEALEQRRRQWTEWTRSAENPAPGRCLRVAELEDRVIGVAFSGPSVGDDALRKTELYMIYVLTAHHGTGAGQALLDAVLDDRPAQLWVAENNPRAHAFYRRNGFALSGIRRVDAELNDLAEVRLVR; this is encoded by the coding sequence ATGCTGGCATCCGCTCCTCTGATCCGCGAACCTCGACCGGATGACGTTGAGGACCTGGCCGCCGTGCACGTGCACGGTTGGCGCGATACGTACGGACATCTGCTGCCGGAAAGGTTCTACGGCGCCGAAGCGCTCGAGCAACGCCGACGGCAGTGGACCGAATGGACGCGCAGTGCGGAGAATCCTGCACCCGGAAGATGTTTGCGCGTTGCTGAGCTCGAAGACCGGGTCATCGGGGTCGCGTTCTCCGGGCCGTCGGTCGGCGACGACGCGCTGCGTAAAACGGAGCTGTACATGATCTATGTGCTCACCGCTCATCACGGTACCGGCGCGGGCCAGGCGCTCCTCGACGCTGTGCTCGACGATCGCCCGGCCCAACTCTGGGTCGCCGAGAACAACCCCCGCGCCCACGCGTTTTACCGCCGCAACGGATTCGCCCTCAGCGGCATTCGCCGGGTCGATGCAGAGCTCAACGACCTCGCCGAGGTGCGCCTCGTGCGTTAG